Below is a genomic region from Actinomadura sp. NAK00032.
CTTACCACGTGGTCGTGGCAGATTCACACGGGATTTCACGGGCCCCGTGCTACTCGGGAACACACCCAAGAGACACCGCAGTTTCGTCTACCGGACTCTCACCGTCTACGGTCGGCCTTCCCATGCCGTTCGACTACCACGATATTTTGTAACTCTTCGACCCAGCGGCAGCTAGATCAGGATGGTCCCACAACCCCGCACACGCAACACCTGCCGGCTATCACACGCGCACGGTTTAGGCTAATCCGCTTTCGCTCACCACTACTCACGGAATCACTATTGTTTTCTCTTCCTGCGGGTACTGAGATGTTTCACTTCCCCGCGTTCCCACCAACCTGCCTATACATTCAGCAGGCGGCGACACCCCATGACGGGTGCCAGGTTTCCCCATTCGGAAATCCCCGGATCAAAGTCTGGTTGCCGACTCCCCGAGGCATATCGCAGGCTCCCACGTCCTTCATCGGCTCCTGATGCCAAGGCATCCACCGTATGCCCTTAAAAACTTGAACACACAAAACGATCAAAACAAATCGCAGATGAGAACCCTCAACCCCACCCGAAAGCAGGATCTCGAACTCTCACCAGAGATGCTCGCGTCCACTGTGCAGTTCTCAAAAAACAACCGGGCCCACCAGCGCCGCCACGCTCATTGCGAGCGAAGCGGCGTCTGGTCCCGCAGTCCGAGGTCACCGGGCAGAGCCCGTTTCCTCAGGACCCAACAGCGTGTCCAACCTGCCGACCGCCCGGGACTCACCGTTCCCACTCCCCGAGATGGTCTCCCATCCCAGGGCGGTACTAGCTGAGCCGCACGGCCAGCAGACTGAGTAGCCAGTGCTCCACATCTATGAGCAGCCACCTGACAGACACTCGCTGTCAACAGTGGCCACCGACCTGAGCCTTCCCCGAGAGGAAGCAGCCCCGGCCAGTTGTGTGCTCCTTAGAAAGGAGGTGATCCAGCCGCACCTTCCGGTACGGCTACCTTGTTACGACTTCGTCCCAATCGCCGGCCCCACCTTCGACCGCTCCCCCCATTGCTGGTTGGGCCACGGGCTTCGGGTGTTGCCGACTTTCGTGACGTGACGGGCGGTGTGTACAAGGCCCGGGAACGTATTCACCGCAGCGTTGCTGATCTGCGATTACTAGCGACTCCGACTTCACGAAGTCGAGTTGCAGACTTCGATCCGAACTGAGACCGGCTTTAAGGGATTCGCTCCACCTCACGGTATCGCAGCCCTCTGTACCGGCCATTGTAGCATGTTTGCAGCCCAAGACATAAGGGGCATGATGACTTGACGTCATCCCCACCTTCCTCCGAGTTGACCCCGGCGGTCTCCCATGAGTCCCCACCACTACGTGCTGGCAACATGGAACGAGGGTTGCGCTCGTTGCGGGACTTAACCCAACATCTCACGACACGAGCTGACGACAGCCATGCACCACCTGTCACCGGCCCAAAAAGGACCCCGCATCTCTGCGGGATTTCCGGCGATGTCAAGCCTTGGTAAGGTTCTTCGCGTTGCGTCGAATTAAGCAACATGCTCCGCCGCTTGTGCGGGCCCCCGTCAATTCCTTTGAGTTTTAGCCTTGCGGCCGTACTCCCCAGGCGGGGCGCTTAATGCGTTAGCTACGGCGCGGAATCCGTGGAAGAACCCCACACCTAGCGCCCAACGTTTACGGCGTGGACTACCAGGGTATCTAATCCTGTTCGCTCCCCACGCTTTCGCTCCTCAGCGTCAGTACAGGCCCAGAGAACCGCCTTCGCCACCGGTGTTCCTCCCGATATCTGCGCATTTCACCGCTACACCGGGAATTCCATTCTCCCCTACCTGCCTCTAGTCTGCCCGTATCCACCGCAGACCCACGGTTAAGCCGTGGGCTTTCACGACAGACGCGACAAACCGCCTACGAGCTCTTTACGCCCAATAATTCCGGACAACGCTTGCGCCCTACGTATTACCGCGGCTGCTGGCACGTAGTTAGCCGGCGCTTCTTCTGCAGGTACCGTCACGTTAGCTTCGTCCCTGCTGAAAGAGGTTTACAACCCGAAGGCCGTCATCCCCCACGCGGCGTCGCTGCGTCAGGCTTCCGCCCATTGCGCAATATTCCCCACTGCTGCCTCCCGTAGGAGTCTGGGCCGTGTCTCAGTCCCAGTGTGACCGGTCGCCCTCTCAGGCCGGTTACCCGTCGTCGCCTTGGTAGGCCATCACCCCACCAACAAGCTGATAGGCCGCGAGCCCATCCCCAACCGAAAAACTTTCCACCGACACTCCATGCGAAGGCCGGTCATATCCGGTATTAGACCCAGTTTCCCGGGCTTATCCCAGAGTCAGGGGCAGGTTGCTCACGTGTTACTCACCCGTTCGCCGCTCGAGTACCCCCGAAGGGGCCTTTCCGCTCGACTTGCATGTGTTAAGCACGCCGCCAGCGTTCGTCCTGAGCCAGGATCAAACTCTCCATTAAGGTCCAAACGACCAACCAGGGGGCGAACCCCAGCCGGCCAAACCTCGAAGAAAATCCCAGCAAAAGCACAACTCCGAAGAGTTGCGCATTGCCTCAAAGAAATCCCCACCATCAACCCGGAAGGGCTGACGGCCACGGGGCGACCCGGACTCCCAGAAGAGAGCACCGAGCCGATAAAGGCACTGGCTTTTAACACGCTGTTGAGTTCTCAAGAAACGGACACCCACCGTGCTGGTCCCGCTTTCGCGTTTCCCGCCCCGGGGCGACTCGTCTTACTTTATCAGTTCCGGCCGGTCTGTCAATTTCGGCTTTCTCTGATAACGCCCTTCCGATTCCGCTTCCGCAGCGCCTTCCGGGCGGTGGAGCTATTTCATCAGATCCGGCCCGTTTGTCAAAACGAAGCCTTTTCTGACGCCCACCACGGCGCGGCCGACACGGCAGGACCGCGTCGACTGGTTCGGTGGTGGTTTCCCCGTCGTCCGGCCGACCGCCATGCGGGCGTCCTGCATCCGTGAGGGGGACGAGCGGTTAACTTACGTCGTCGCCGCGGCCACGTCAAATCGACGGGCCGGCCACGCGTGGGAATGTCTCACCGCCCCTCTACGCTCTCACGGTCTGAACGGAGGCTTGATCATGAGTGAGAACGGACGCGCCCTGGTTCTCGGGGGCGGTGGTGTCGCGGGGATCGCCTGGCTGACGGGGGTGCTCGCGGGGCTCGCGGGCGAGGGGGCCGACGTCACCGGCGCCGACCTGCTGCTCGGCACGTCGGCTGGCTCCGCGGTCGCCGCGCAGGTCGGCAGCGGGTTGCCCATCGGGGAGCTGCTCGCCCGCCAGGCCGATCCGGCACTGCAGAACCGGGAGCTGGTCCCGTCCGGGGGCGTGACGGTCGCCGAGTTCGGGGAGATCTGGGCACGGCTCGCCCAGGAGGACGACGACCCCGCGGCGATCCGCCGCGGGCTGGGGGCGCGGGCGCTCGCCACCGACACCGTCGACGAGGCGGCGCGGCGGGAGGTGATCGAGGCGCGCCTGCCGGTGCACGAGTGGCCGTCCAGGGAGTTGCGGGTCACGGCGGTGAACGCGCTGACGGGCGACCTCCGCGTGTTCGACCGCGGCTCGGGCGTCTCGCTGGTGGACGCGGTCGCGGCCAGCTGCGCCGTCCCGATGGTCTGGCCGCCGGTGACCATCGGCGGCATCCGCTACGTGGACGGCGGGGTGCGTTCGGTGAACAACCTCGACCTCGCGGCAGGGTACGGCCGGGTCCTGCTGATCTCGCCGATGGACGACCCGGGGCTGCCCGCCGACATCGCCACCGTGAAGGGCGCTGGCGGGCGCGTCGAGGTGATCGTCCCGGACGAGGCGGCGCTGGCGGCGTTC
It encodes:
- a CDS encoding patatin-like phospholipase family protein: MSENGRALVLGGGGVAGIAWLTGVLAGLAGEGADVTGADLLLGTSAGSAVAAQVGSGLPIGELLARQADPALQNRELVPSGGVTVAEFGEIWARLAQEDDDPAAIRRGLGARALATDTVDEAARREVIEARLPVHEWPSRELRVTAVNALTGDLRVFDRGSGVSLVDAVAASCAVPMVWPPVTIGGIRYVDGGVRSVNNLDLAAGYGRVLLISPMDDPGLPADIATVKGAGGRVEVIVPDEAALAAFGADPLDPSTRTPSANAGLEQGKAAAGKIASLWA